In one window of Bemisia tabaci chromosome 6, PGI_BMITA_v3 DNA:
- the LOC109043715 gene encoding uncharacterized protein isoform X2, producing MELFWHAESIAESKVHKQVISLAEQNTKEENNEAIRSAWFTLFKNPRYENAERVETYVSRTGQENADDIEKKMIEENEKVIIPRQILVETSGLKQLHLDTRGFRAPDLHDRRQKTLLQEDKYDYEAPDTRRYPDDRGMTFYSGRTTSKYFPDFYVDRY from the exons ATGGAGCTCTTCTGGCATG CTGAATCAATAGCAGAAAGTAAAGTACACAAGCAGGTGATATCACTCGCAGAACAGAATACCAAAGAGGAAAACAACGAAGCGATTAGATCAGCCTGGTTTACA TTATTCAAAAATCCAAGGTACGAAAATGCAGAGAGGGTTGAAACTTATGTGAGCAGAACAGGGCAGGAAAATGCGGAcgacattgaaaagaaaatgatagAGGAGAACGAAAAAGTGATTATTCCGAG GCAAATACTCGTTGAAACATCTGGATTGAAGCAACTACATTTGGATACGCGTGGATTTAGGGCGCCAGATTTACATGACCGAAGACAGAAGACCTTGTTACAAG aGGATAAATATGATTATGAAGCGCCAGACACCAGACGCTACCCCGATGATAGAGGCATGACTTTCTACTCCGGTCGCACGACATCCAAATATTTTCCCGATTTCTACGTGGATCGTTATTGA
- the LOC109043707 gene encoding 5-formyltetrahydrofolate cyclo-ligase isoform X1 — protein MDLNHFVFSLLCAMLYSGRAFCDLEEEKTKLREKMTGLLKKMSNGSRSFESDMAIFKLINLPNLIRMRRSIGVYLNTELEPHTEKLIANILSSGKRCYIPRRNGTGMDMVILRSMEEYAELKVNELGFKEPNLHEFRENALSDGGVDVLIMPGLAFTLNGRRLGRGGGMYEKYLESIRPRFNPTLIGLAFEVQILREIPHDEHDIKLDTVVHSKYRGSAMF, from the exons ATGGATCTCAACCACTTCGTGTTTTCTCTCCTGTGCGCAATGCTTTACTCAG GCAGAGCATTCTGTGACTTGGAAGAAGAGAAAACCAAACTCAGAGAAAAAATGACAGGCCTactcaaaaaaatgtcaaacgGGTCCCGTTCGTTTGAGTCAGATATGGCTATATTTAAG TTAATCAATCTACCCAATTTAATTAGGATGCGTAGAAGCATCGGCGTGTACTTAAATACAGAACTAGAGCCACACACAGAGAAATTAATAGCGAACATCCTCAGTAGTGGAAAACGATGCTATATACCAAG gcgGAACGGAACTGGTATGGACATGGTCATTCTGCGCTCCATGGAAGAGTATGCGGAGTTGAAAGTGAACGAGCTAGGTTTCAAAGAGCCTAATCTTCatgaatttcgagaaaatgctCTCTCTGATG GTGGTGTAGACGTTCTAATTATGCCAGGGTTGGCTTTTACCTTAAATGGTAGAAGGTTGGGACGCGGTGGAGGTATGTACGAAAAGTATCTTGAGAGCATTCGACCGAGGTTCAACCCAACTCTCATTGGCTTGGCATTCGAGGTCCAGATCCTGAGAGAGATTCCCCATGACGAGCATGACATCAAACTTGATACAGTGGTGCATTCTAAGTACAGAGGAAGCGCCATGTTCTGA
- the LOC109043715 gene encoding uncharacterized protein isoform X1 — MISMKAISLLVLPLYTLNGAESIAESKVHKQVISLAEQNTKEENNEAIRSAWFTLFKNPRYENAERVETYVSRTGQENADDIEKKMIEENEKVIIPRQILVETSGLKQLHLDTRGFRAPDLHDRRQKTLLQEDKYDYEAPDTRRYPDDRGMTFYSGRTTSKYFPDFYVDRY, encoded by the exons ATGATTTCGATGAAGGCGATATCTCTTTTGGTACTCCCTTTGTACACATTGAATGGAG CTGAATCAATAGCAGAAAGTAAAGTACACAAGCAGGTGATATCACTCGCAGAACAGAATACCAAAGAGGAAAACAACGAAGCGATTAGATCAGCCTGGTTTACA TTATTCAAAAATCCAAGGTACGAAAATGCAGAGAGGGTTGAAACTTATGTGAGCAGAACAGGGCAGGAAAATGCGGAcgacattgaaaagaaaatgatagAGGAGAACGAAAAAGTGATTATTCCGAG GCAAATACTCGTTGAAACATCTGGATTGAAGCAACTACATTTGGATACGCGTGGATTTAGGGCGCCAGATTTACATGACCGAAGACAGAAGACCTTGTTACAAG aGGATAAATATGATTATGAAGCGCCAGACACCAGACGCTACCCCGATGATAGAGGCATGACTTTCTACTCCGGTCGCACGACATCCAAATATTTTCCCGATTTCTACGTGGATCGTTATTGA
- the LOC109043707 gene encoding 5-formyltetrahydrofolate cyclo-ligase isoform X2 has protein sequence MDLNHFVFSLLCAMLYSGRAFCDLEEEKTKLREKMTGLLKKMSNGSRSFESDMAIFKLINLPNLIRMRRSIGVYLNTELEPHTEKLIANILSSGKRCYIPRRNGTGMDMVILRSMEEYAELKVNELGFKEPNLHEFRENALSDGEYTTY, from the exons ATGGATCTCAACCACTTCGTGTTTTCTCTCCTGTGCGCAATGCTTTACTCAG GCAGAGCATTCTGTGACTTGGAAGAAGAGAAAACCAAACTCAGAGAAAAAATGACAGGCCTactcaaaaaaatgtcaaacgGGTCCCGTTCGTTTGAGTCAGATATGGCTATATTTAAG TTAATCAATCTACCCAATTTAATTAGGATGCGTAGAAGCATCGGCGTGTACTTAAATACAGAACTAGAGCCACACACAGAGAAATTAATAGCGAACATCCTCAGTAGTGGAAAACGATGCTATATACCAAG gcgGAACGGAACTGGTATGGACATGGTCATTCTGCGCTCCATGGAAGAGTATGCGGAGTTGAAAGTGAACGAGCTAGGTTTCAAAGAGCCTAATCTTCatgaatttcgagaaaatgctCTCTCTGATGGTGAATACACTACTTACTAA